A region of Necator americanus strain Aroian chromosome I, whole genome shotgun sequence DNA encodes the following proteins:
- a CDS encoding hypothetical protein (NECATOR_CHRI.G1065.T1), with protein MWLIVCSIDREYSVVNDKDVLKGNIACGSRVTVMHQGTKQDVTIIFTHNSRAQCDQYCQRLSQYCSPSEGQRAPIDITFLNLPKKRKESVDEEMDGECSNAQTDLLFEDGFVKKEPTENVSVEVTQQEVTLGTDHEEIKPPSMNAEEILMECRGNAPSMSSEQDDDEESGDVDVEVPHVFFAELLRTIKSLRSECRARFDRIDDQVEDLAGRVFILEEFVRRAGRLGPLNNCTPSTSSNADLSTNELSGSVADEQNPRQNYPYPQLSEADVGTIQRESKTITSFARKVDRILFAHDPDKDSPIDARKDKAKILWLKSLIRTMHPTASSLDDAARWTACRQAINDYCRRSGKHLTEEERAQILRLVAKRSHEEAAAEFNRLHPERVPIRQSSVTRLIAKFKATGSIADRPRSGRPKTLSRGVNAAAIVALAVENPDKSLRQLALETGVSRSSIHRILQCYKDQILGSFEVL; from the exons ATGTGGCTGATTGTGTGCTCTATTGATCGAGAGTATTCGGTTGTCAACGATAAGGATGTGCTCAAGGGAAATATTGCATGCGGTTCACGAGTTACTGTGATGCATCAAGGTACTAAACAGGATGTCACGATCATTTTCACCCATAATAGTCGTGCTCAGTGCGATCAATACTGTCAACGATTATCGCAGTACTGTTCGCCAAGTGAAGGACAACGTGCTCCGATCGATATCACATTTTTGAACCttccaaaaaagaggaaagaatcCGTTGACGAAGAGATGGATGGCGAATGCAGCAACGCACAAACGGACCTTCTCTTTGAGGATGGCTTTGTTAAAAAGGAGCCAACTGAAAATGTTAGCGTAGAAGTTACTCAGCAAGAGGTCACACTGGGAACAGATCACGAGGAAATCAAACCACCCAGTATGAACGCCGAGGAAATTTTGATGGAATGTCGTGGTAACGCGCCGTCAATGTCGTCAGAGCAAGATGATGATGAAGAGAGTGGAG acgtaGACGTTGAAGTGCCTCACGTCTTCTTCGCGGAACTGTTGCGGACTATAAAAAGCCTACGCAGTGAGTGTCGTGCTCGGTTCGACCGAATTGACGATCAGGTTGAGGATCTGGCTGGACGAGTCTTCATTCTCGAAGAATTTGTACGACGTGCAGGCCGATTGGGACCGTTGAACAATTGCACACCTTcgacttcgagtaatgctgaTTTGAGTACTAACGAATTGAGCGGTTCGGTTGCAGATGAACAGAATCCAA GACAGAATTATCCTTATCCACAACTTAGCGAAGCAGACGTTGGTACAATTCAGCGTGAGAGCAAAACCATTACATCATTTGCGAGAAAG GTTGACCGAATTCTTTTCGCCCACGATCCAGACAAAGATAGCCCAATCGATGCACGCAAGGATAAAGCAAAA ATCTTGTGGTTGAAAAGTTTGATTCGCACTATGCATCCGACTGCTTCCAGTCTGGATGATGCTGCTCGTTGGACCGCATGCCGACAAGCAATCAATGACTATTGTCGGAG GTCTGGAAAGCATCTAACCGAAGAGGAACGGGCGCAAATTCTACGACTAGTTGCGAAGCGAAGTCATGAAGAAGCAGCTGCTGAGTTTAATCGGCTTCATCCTGAAAGGGTGCCTATTCGCCAGAGTAGTGTCACCAGACTGATCGCAAAGTTCAAAGCGACTGGATCCATAGCTGATAGACCTCGCAGTGGTCGACCAAAAACGCTGTCTAGAGGCGTCAATGCAGCTGCAATTGTTGCGCTAGCAGTTGAGAATCCAGACAAGTCCTTACGACAGTTAGCGTTGGAAACCGGAGTGTCCAGAAGTAGCATCCATAGAATTCTACAGTGTTATAAAGACCAAATACTAGGTTCTTTCGAAGTTCTGTGA
- a CDS encoding hypothetical protein (NECATOR_CHRI.G1065.T2), with protein MWLIVCSIDREYSVVNDKDVLKGNIACGSRVTVMHQGTKQDVTIIFTHNSRAQCDQYCQRLSQYCSPSEGQRAPIDITFLNLPKKRKESVDEEMDGECSNAQTDLLFEDGFVKKEPTENVSVEVTQQEVTLGTDHEEIKPPSMNAEEILMECRGNAPSMSSEQDDDEESGDVDVEVPHVFFAELLRTIKSLRSECRARFDRIDDQVEDLAGRVFILEEFVRRAGRLGPLNNCTPSTSSNADLSTNELSGSVADEQNPRQNYPYPQLSEADVGTIQRESKTITSFARKVDRILFAHDPDKDSPIDARKDKAKILWLKSLIRTMHPTASSLDDAARWTACRQAINDYCRRTRRKKLHDTSLALSNNHGYVTLE; from the exons ATGTGGCTGATTGTGTGCTCTATTGATCGAGAGTATTCGGTTGTCAACGATAAGGATGTGCTCAAGGGAAATATTGCATGCGGTTCACGAGTTACTGTGATGCATCAAGGTACTAAACAGGATGTCACGATCATTTTCACCCATAATAGTCGTGCTCAGTGCGATCAATACTGTCAACGATTATCGCAGTACTGTTCGCCAAGTGAAGGACAACGTGCTCCGATCGATATCACATTTTTGAACCttccaaaaaagaggaaagaatcCGTTGACGAAGAGATGGATGGCGAATGCAGCAACGCACAAACGGACCTTCTCTTTGAGGATGGCTTTGTTAAAAAGGAGCCAACTGAAAATGTTAGCGTAGAAGTTACTCAGCAAGAGGTCACACTGGGAACAGATCACGAGGAAATCAAACCACCCAGTATGAACGCCGAGGAAATTTTGATGGAATGTCGTGGTAACGCGCCGTCAATGTCGTCAGAGCAAGATGATGATGAAGAGAGTGGAG acgtaGACGTTGAAGTGCCTCACGTCTTCTTCGCGGAACTGTTGCGGACTATAAAAAGCCTACGCAGTGAGTGTCGTGCTCGGTTCGACCGAATTGACGATCAGGTTGAGGATCTGGCTGGACGAGTCTTCATTCTCGAAGAATTTGTACGACGTGCAGGCCGATTGGGACCGTTGAACAATTGCACACCTTcgacttcgagtaatgctgaTTTGAGTACTAACGAATTGAGCGGTTCGGTTGCAGATGAACAGAATCCAA GACAGAATTATCCTTATCCACAACTTAGCGAAGCAGACGTTGGTACAATTCAGCGTGAGAGCAAAACCATTACATCATTTGCGAGAAAG GTTGACCGAATTCTTTTCGCCCACGATCCAGACAAAGATAGCCCAATCGATGCACGCAAGGATAAAGCAAAA ATCTTGTGGTTGAAAAGTTTGATTCGCACTATGCATCCGACTGCTTCCAGTCTGGATGATGCTGCTCGTTGGACCGCATGCCGACAAGCAATCAATGACTATTGTCGGAG
- a CDS encoding hypothetical protein (NECATOR_CHRI.G1066.T1): protein MAASNPDASEKEATYGFVYGVSGPVVTAEKMAGSAMYELVRVGHGELVGEIIRLEGDFATIQVYEETSAVTIGDPVLRTGKPLSVELGPGIMGSIFDGIQRPLKDIADMTQSIYIPKGVSTKALSRESRWDYTVSKSVFVGAHVTGGDEIGTVNENLLINHKIMLPPNSCGTITFAAPSGQYTVEDVLLEVEFAGQKEKFTMLQIWPVRNPRPCAEKLAANNPLLCGQRVLDALFPCVQGGTTAIPGAFGCGKTVISQSLSKYSNSDAIIYVGCGERGNEMSEVLRDFPELTMEVEGVTTSIMKRTALVANTSNMPVAAREASIYTGITLAEYFRDMGLNVAMMADSTSRWAEALREISGRLGEMPADSGYPAYLAARLASFYERAGKVRCLGNPEREGSVTIVGAVSPPGGDFADPVTSATLGIVQVFWGLDKKLAQRKHFPSINWLISYSKYMRALEDFYEKSYPEFIALRTKCKEILQEEEDLSEIVQLVGKASLAESDKITLEVAKLIKDDFLQQNGYTPYDRFCPFYKTVGMLKNMIAFYDLARHSVESTAQSENKVTWAIIRDHMGDLLYQLSSMKFKDPVKDGEEKIRRDYDDLLEAMQNAFRNLED from the coding sequence ATGGCTGCGAGCAATCCTGATGCGTCTGAAAAGGAAGCCACTTACGGTTTCGTGTATGGAGTATCAGGACCTGTAGTGACCGCCGAGAAAATGGCCGGATCCGCTATGTACGAGCTGGTCCGTGTCGGTCACGGTGAACTGGTAGGAGAGATCATCCGTCTGGAAGGTGACTTCGCTACAATCCAAGTATACGAAGAAACTTCTGCCGTCACAATCGGAGATCCGGTGTTACGAACTGGAAAACCACTTTCGGTTGAACTTGGGCCAGGTATTATGGGTTCCATTTTCGACGGAATTCAACGTCCATTGAAAGACATTGCGGATATGACACAGTCCATCTACATTCCTAAAGGAGTGTCTACAAAGGCTTTATCCCGTGAGTCTCGTTGGGATTACACCGTAAGCAAGAGTGTCTTTGTTGGAGCTCATGTTACTGGTGGTGACGAAATTGGAACTGTAAATGAGAACTTGCTCATCAACCACAAAATCATGCTTCCTCCCAACTCTTGCGGTACTATTACTTTCGCCGCCCCATCTGGACAGTATACAGTTGAGGACGTCCTCTTGGAGGTTGAATTCGCTGGacaaaaggagaaattcaCTATGCTTCAAATCTGGCCTGTACGTAATCCTCGTCCGTGCGCGGAGAAGCTTGCTGCTAACAATCCTCTCCTTTGTGGACAACGAGTACTTGACGCTCTTTTCCCGTGTGTtcaaggaggaaccactgccATTCCTGGTGCCTTCGGTTGTGGCAAAACTGTCATTTCTCAATCTTTGTCCAAATATTCAAATTCTGATGCGATTATCTACGTAGGATGCGGTGAACGTGGAAACGAAATGTCTGAGGTACTTCGCGACTTCCCAGAGCTTACCATGGAAGTCGAGGGTGTTACTACCTCCATCATGAAACGTACTGCACTTGTTGCCAACACATCCAACATGCCTGTGGCTGCTCGCGAAGCTTCTATTTATACTGGTATTACTCTGGCCGAGTATTTCCGTGATATGGGGTTGAACGTAGCTATGATGGCTGATTCAACTTCTCGCTGGGCAGAGGCTCTTCGTGAGATTTCTGGACGTTTGGGAGAAATGCCTGCCGATTCCGGTTATCCCGCTTACTTGGCCGCCCGTTTGGCTTCCTTCTACGAACGTGCGGGTAAAGTTAGATGTCTTGGGAATCCAGAACGTGAAGGATCCGTTACAATTGTTGGAGCTGTATCACCTCCCGGTGGAGATTTCGCTGATCCTGTCACATCAGCCACTCTCGGTATTGTGCAAGTGTTCTGGGGTTTGGATAAAAAATTGGCACAAAGGAAGCACTTCCCGTCGATCAACTGGTTGATTTCCTACAGTAAATACATGCGTGCCTTGGAAGATTTCTACGAGAAAAGTTATCCCGAGTTCATCGCGCTGCGAACGAAATGCAAGGAGATTCTTCAGGAAGAGGAGGATCTCTCCGAAATTGTACAGTTGGTTGGTAAAGCCTCACTCGCGGAATCCGACAAAATCACTCTTGAAGTTGCCAAGCTTATTAAGGACGATTTTCTTCAGCAAAACGGTTATACTCCATATGATCGATTCTGTCCATTCTACAAGACCGTGGGGATGCTGAAAAACATGATCGCTTTCTATGATCTTGCACGTCACTCTGTTGAATCAACGGCCCAATCCGAAAATAAGGTGACATGGGCTATCATCAGAGATCACATGGGAGATCTCCTATACCAACTATCATCGATGAAGTTCAAGGATCCCGTCAAGGATGGTGAGGAAAAGATCAGGAGAGATTACGATGATCTGTTGGAAGCTATGCAGAACGCATTCAGGAATCTTGAAGATTAA
- a CDS encoding hypothetical protein (NECATOR_CHRI.G1067.T1), whose translation MCMLCFMPIQWIIVLNKDHEYSIISSCNVASGNISCGSIVETTVGHQVVIIFIGSSRKQCEHFYRKLSVVPEAKLQRTSENMHTSSASDSSTQETGSHLMNVVGREGSSGPCNNSVTRNKRSIRVPRDMALELARTLSGLEEEIRSRFDHLDDIMEETSSKITSIENVLKLRQTLPSENHAISTSNGKLTPDLPHLQCSQGKHFGLNESTSDAGTMFANKMNCERPFDSTESRIGRGDVSQ comes from the exons ATGTGTATGCTGTGTTTC ATGCCTATCCAGTGGATAATAGTTCTGAACAAGGACCATGAATATTCCATAATCTCCTCCTGTAATGTGGCTAGCGGCAATATTTCTTGTGGTTCAATTGTGGAAACCACCGTTGGCCACCAAGTGGTCATTATTTTCATCGGATCTTCGAGGAAACAGTGCGAACACTTCTACAGGAAACTTTCTGTAGTCCCTGAGGCGAAATTGCAGAGAACATCAGAAAATATGCATACATCCTCCGCTTCTGATTCCTCTACACAAGAAACAGGGTCTCATCTAATGAATGTTGTTGGAAGGGAAGGATCGAGCGGACCATGCAACAACAGTGTCACTCGTAACA AGCGTTCTATCCGGGTGCCACGTGACATGGCTCTCGAGCTTGCTAGGACTCTCAGCGGCTTAGAGGAAGAGATCCGCTCGAGATTTGACCATCTGGATGACATTATGGAAGAAACGAGCAGCAAGATCACTTCGATCGAAAACGTGCTCAAACTAAGACAAACACTACCATCAGAAAATCATGCCATTTCTACATCTAACGGAAAGCTTACTCCTGATTTGC CACATTTGCAATGTTCTCAAGGAAAACACTTTGGCCTCAATGAATCTACTTCG GATGCAGGTACCATGTTTGCTAACAAAATGAATTGTGAGAGACCCTTTGATTCAACTGAATCGCGAATTGGACGAG gcGATGTCTCTCAATAA
- a CDS encoding hypothetical protein (NECATOR_CHRI.G1067.T2), producing the protein MHTSSASDSSTQETGSHLMNVVGREGSSGPCNNSVTRNKRSIRVPRDMALELARTLSGLEEEIRSRFDHLDDIMEETSSKITSIENVLKLRQTLPSENHAISTSNGKLTPDLPHLQCSQGKHFGLNESTSDAGTMFANKMNCERPFDSTESRIGRGDVSQ; encoded by the exons ATGCATACATCCTCCGCTTCTGATTCCTCTACACAAGAAACAGGGTCTCATCTAATGAATGTTGTTGGAAGGGAAGGATCGAGCGGACCATGCAACAACAGTGTCACTCGTAACA AGCGTTCTATCCGGGTGCCACGTGACATGGCTCTCGAGCTTGCTAGGACTCTCAGCGGCTTAGAGGAAGAGATCCGCTCGAGATTTGACCATCTGGATGACATTATGGAAGAAACGAGCAGCAAGATCACTTCGATCGAAAACGTGCTCAAACTAAGACAAACACTACCATCAGAAAATCATGCCATTTCTACATCTAACGGAAAGCTTACTCCTGATTTGC CACATTTGCAATGTTCTCAAGGAAAACACTTTGGCCTCAATGAATCTACTTCG GATGCAGGTACCATGTTTGCTAACAAAATGAATTGTGAGAGACCCTTTGATTCAACTGAATCGCGAATTGGACGAG gcGATGTCTCTCAATAA
- a CDS encoding hypothetical protein (NECATOR_CHRI.G1068.T1), whose amino-acid sequence MGYLWKISRFTVKVALVAGAVKLSIDNNIWSLDTARGADLYAKLKEYIIPGTIVYPEKLPSVEEVTTDVERCWNKGVDKVFSTIQNAPSSLNTVANRMINNK is encoded by the exons atGGGTTATCTCTGGAAAATCTCACG atTCACCGTCAAAGTCGCTTTGGTTGCAGGTGCTGTGAAGTTATCGATCGACAACAACATCTGGTCGTTGGATACGGCAAGG gGTGCTGACTTATATGCCAAACTGAAGGAATACATTATACCAGGAACCATAGTTTATCCCGAGAAG CTTCCTTCCGTGGAAGAAGTGACAACCGACGTTGAACGGTGTTGGAACAAAGGAGTTGACAAG GTGTTCAGTACCATTCAAAATGCACCATCCAGCTTGAATACGGTTGCTAATCGAATGATCAACAACAAGTGA
- a CDS encoding hypothetical protein (NECATOR_CHRI.G1069.T1), translating to MILLYIVQLWLTVTSQILPDNYRLDKRVENEVIGTPDVQCNEDAITFSVRTSAPFRGNIYVKGHYGIEMCRQEYYGNDFAGATFVVRIGDCGMRRIRQLQPHGMNYVLTFVTNFHPHFMTKVDRAYNVRCFYAYIDKTVNTDMEVSNLPSESLEQQTTLMPECEYSIREGAPDGTRVRTSTIGANLVHRWDCRTSTRYGMLVRNCNAIDSTGLSIPIIDERGCPESLPVQLRPIVYDPSLSSAYMIVEAFVFPDRSNVQFQCQVQICDRRDNECLGITPPNCPLIPRSEFLPNSVVDPSVNPTQVIATFEGTLRSSMGSAVLDGTLQPPVYTPEFEAGIPWRKEQDGMSEDNNDTETAQQTTSVPTTAETQSVEARHTTLKMLTTEPPPEQSTIDWVGTTETNELFWKVPEISHDHPLEIFVKSTSAAPIIRPASERSGRRLADQIIDVMTEELTLRPVDDPSTAEAVHASAMPPTSQLTCLNQTALFASCTAFATLTVLCMVLFAFIFRDICRGMKRSSSQLERLTITSLRSGCSSESGDSVGIDRRSDLPIYARRLGDPSYNMMTAGNY from the exons ATGATTCTCCTTTACATTGTCCAATTATGGTTAACAGTTACTTCACAA ATCCTACCAGACAATTATCGATTAGATAAACGAGTTGAAAATGAGGTGATTGGAACACCGGATGTACAATGTAATGAGGACGCAATCACATTTTCAGTACGGACGTCAGCACCTTTTAG AGGGAATATCTACGTAAAAGGTCATTATGGAATTGAAATGTGCCGTCAAGAGTACTACGGTAACGATTTTGCTGGAGCAACATTTGTAGTTCGTATTGGTGACTGTGGAATGAGAAGAATCCGACAG TTACAACCACATGGTATGAACTATGTGCTGACGTTTGTCACGAATTTTCATCCACATTTTATGACCAAGGTGGATCGTGCCTACAATGTTCGATGCTTCTATGCATATATTGATAAGACCGTGAATACGGACATGGAAGTGAG TAACCTTCCATCCGAATCACTGGAACAACAAACAACTTTAATGCCGGAATGTGAGTATTCGATTCGTGAAGGTGCGCCGGATGGGACACGAGTCAGAACGTCCACCATTGGCGCAAATCTCGTACATCGATGGGATTGCCGAACAAGCA cTCGATACGGGATGTTGGTGCGAAACTGTAACGCCATAGATAGTACGGGACTATCCATACCGATAATTGATGAGAGAGG CTGCCCCGAATCGCTACCCGTTCAACTTCGACCAATCGTCTACGATCCGTCCCTCTCATCTGCGTACATGATTGTGGAGGCGTTTGTGTTTCCGGACCGTAGTAACGTACAATTTCAATGTCAGGTGCAGATATGCGATCGAAGAGACAATGAATGCCTTGGGATTACG CCACCAAATTGTCCGCTCATACCTCGCAGTGAGTTCTTGCCGAATTCCGTCGTCGATCCATCTGTTAATCCAACGCAG GTGATTGCCACGTTCGAGGGCACCCTTCGATCATCAATGGGCAGTGCCGTGCTGGACGGGACCCTTCAGCCACCCG TGTACACACCTGAATTCGAAGCAGGGATCCCGTGGCGAAAAGAGCAGGACGGTATGAGTGAAGATAACAATGACACAGAGACAGCACAACAGACAACCAGCGTACCAACGACGGCAGAGACGCAGAGTGTTGAAGCACGGCATACAACTCTAAAAATGCTCACAACTGAACCGCCA CCAGAACAATCAACTATCGACTGGGTCGGAACCACCGAGACAAACGAGCTTTTCTGGAAAGTTCCCGAAATAAGCCACGATCATCCGCTGGAGATTTTCGTAAAAAGCACCAGCGCAGCTCCGATCATTCGAccag CATCTGAACGATCTGGTAGACGTCTCGCTGATCAAATTATTGATGTAATGACTGAGGAGCTGACGCTACGACCTGTGGATGATCCCTCAACAGCTGAAG ctgtacACGCCTCTGCAATGCCGCCAACATCTCAGCTCACGTGTTTAAATCAAACAGCTCTATTCGCCTCATGCACCGCTTTTGCGACATTGACAGTGTTGTGCATGGTGTTGTTCGCGTTCATTTTCCGCGATATATGTCGGGG gatgaaacGGTCGTCAAGTCAACTAGAACGTTTGACAATTACATCGCTACGCTCTGGCTGTAGCTCGGAGTCCGGCGACAGCGTAGGCATCGATCGACGGAGTGATCTGCCGATCTACGCTCGACGACTCGGTGATCCTAGCTATAATATGATGACAGCAGGGAATTACTAG